The Leptospira harrisiae genome window below encodes:
- a CDS encoding polymorphic toxin-type HINT domain-containing protein — VKLAGFSAGVSYTQNGGFGANVGYEFGGSNDMLKGLGVNLSYSQSGGFSGGVSYSKATEGGTKVTGGLNYSKDAGVGASLNAQKEVSKSDNYATTVTGGVSFSQKQGFGASLDATIEKVAKETPKGQTPPPKPQFQSFSQMDMGLSFNQKEGFSASVGFDGINALSYNQNTGLSGNTNFAVDFRKKQIQDEIDAETKARKEAADKKLEGAKQEWLKEKRKDPKYANIDDDDKLLAEYKKEREKDSEKDGSRDNILEKIGGDIYDDVAGALGISTSDAGRLDKDGKFVPRTCFVAGTKVHTKEGLKNIEDIQVGDVVLSKSDETGEVSYRKVVETFIRQTEAIYTVSFTDGTTLETTWNHPFRVKTQGHALEKFSIETTDWVQAKDLHPGDVALGADGRELVVTDIIIDERTETVYNFEVEEYHTYFVGEVGVWVHNQASTYQKISKGLHYSLDIAGIFPGLGIIPDAVNVAYNATEATLGIGTGNWTDAGFSTAAILPIAGDFAMAGKVGKEATEAAIKNKKAIADLGKEGIENFKYAQEYGIKSYKELKNVTKGKAKELGVEVHHLIEKRLKPVFDEASQKTSEWASIVLTKAEHQVFTNEWRKAIPYGAARTKETAESVMEKAKVIYKDYPQILEKLGINK; from the coding sequence GTGAAGTTAGCTGGATTCTCTGCTGGAGTGAGTTATACCCAAAACGGTGGCTTTGGTGCTAACGTAGGGTATGAGTTCGGTGGAAGCAATGATATGCTCAAAGGTCTTGGTGTGAACCTAAGTTATAGCCAAAGTGGAGGCTTTAGCGGAGGTGTAAGCTATAGCAAGGCAACAGAAGGAGGGACCAAGGTAACCGGTGGACTCAACTATAGTAAGGATGCTGGTGTAGGAGCAAGTCTCAACGCACAGAAAGAAGTTTCTAAGTCAGATAATTATGCAACTACTGTGACCGGAGGAGTGTCCTTCAGTCAGAAACAAGGGTTTGGTGCGAGTTTGGATGCGACAATTGAGAAGGTGGCGAAAGAAACTCCTAAAGGACAAACACCACCTCCTAAACCACAATTCCAATCCTTCTCCCAAATGGATATGGGACTTTCTTTTAACCAGAAGGAAGGATTCTCTGCTAGTGTTGGCTTTGATGGAATCAACGCACTGAGCTACAACCAAAACACTGGGCTTTCTGGAAACACCAACTTCGCAGTTGATTTCCGTAAAAAACAAATCCAAGATGAGATTGATGCGGAGACAAAAGCTAGGAAAGAAGCTGCTGATAAGAAATTAGAAGGTGCAAAACAGGAATGGTTAAAAGAGAAGAGGAAAGATCCGAAGTACGCAAACATTGATGATGATGATAAACTGCTAGCAGAGTATAAGAAAGAGCGCGAGAAGGACTCTGAAAAAGACGGATCTAGAGATAACATTCTGGAGAAGATTGGTGGTGATATTTATGACGATGTTGCTGGTGCTCTAGGTATCTCTACATCAGATGCTGGTAGATTGGACAAGGATGGGAAGTTTGTTCCTAGAACTTGTTTTGTTGCAGGAACGAAAGTTCATACAAAAGAGGGCTTAAAGAACATCGAAGATATCCAAGTTGGGGATGTGGTTCTTTCTAAATCTGATGAAACAGGAGAAGTCTCTTACCGCAAGGTAGTTGAGACCTTTATCCGCCAAACAGAAGCGATCTACACTGTTTCCTTTACTGATGGAACAACTCTAGAAACCACTTGGAACCACCCGTTCCGTGTGAAAACACAAGGCCATGCTTTAGAGAAGTTCTCCATAGAAACTACTGATTGGGTGCAGGCAAAAGATTTACATCCTGGGGATGTGGCTCTTGGAGCGGATGGAAGAGAACTGGTTGTCACCGACATCATTATTGATGAACGGACAGAGACGGTTTATAACTTTGAGGTGGAAGAGTATCATACCTACTTCGTAGGGGAAGTCGGGGTTTGGGTGCATAATCAAGCATCAACCTACCAGAAAATATCTAAAGGCTTGCATTATTCGTTGGATATTGCAGGAATATTCCCGGGTCTCGGTATCATTCCTGATGCAGTCAACGTAGCATACAATGCTACAGAAGCAACCCTTGGAATTGGAACTGGGAATTGGACTGATGCTGGTTTTAGTACAGCTGCAATATTACCCATTGCAGGTGATTTTGCAATGGCTGGTAAGGTTGGCAAGGAAGCCACTGAAGCAGCAATCAAGAACAAAAAAGCGATTGCTGATTTAGGTAAAGAAGGGATTGAAAACTTTAAATACGCCCAAGAATATGGGATTAAGTCATATAAAGAATTAAAAAATGTAACAAAAGGGAAAGCCAAGGAATTAGGCGTTGAAGTCCACCACTTAATAGAAAAAAGGCTTAAACCTGTGTTCGATGAAGCTTCTCAAAAAACTAGCGAATGGGCTTCAATTGTACTAACGAAAGCGGAACATCAAGTGTTTACTAATGAGTGGCGTAAGGCTATTCCATATGGTGCGGCTAGAACAAAGGAAACAGCCGAATCAGTTATGGAAAAAGCTAAAGTTATTTATAAAGATTATCCACAAATTCTAGAAAAATTAGGAATTAATAAATAA